AGCGCTTTCAGGAATTATCCTCAGCCGAAGGTGAAAAACAGAAATGGGCAGAGAAACAGGGAAAAGTAGAAGCCTGGCAAAAACAACAGCTGGAACTGGCAGAACTGGACAAAAAGCGCTCAGCCGCTCAGGATGCAGCAACACAGGCGCAAAATTCCTTCAAACAGGCAGAAGATAACTACCAGCAGAAACGTGATGCCTATGAACACGCCCATCGGATTTTCCTAAATGCTCAGGCTGGCCTTTTAGCGGCCGACTTAGAGCCCAATACCCCCTGCCCGGTCTGCGGTTCCACCACACACCCTCATCCCTATGTCCTGTCTGCCAGCGAACAACCGCTTGAGCGGCAGGCATTAGAAGATTTACAAAAGCAGGTCCAGCAGCTCAACATTCAGCAGAGCAAGGCCGCGCAAAAAGCCAGTGAAGCCCTGACAAACTGCAAAAATCTCACGGAACACTACCAGTCTGCCAAGGAAAAATTCACGGCCAGTCTGCAGGAAGCCAAAATTCCCGCCGACACCAGCCTGTCTGCTATCGCTCAGGAATTGCATAAATGGGCCGCCGTCATCCAGCAGAAACTGCAAAAATATTCGTTAGAAGTACAGGAAGCCAATGCGCTCAAAGAGAAACTAGCCACCAGCAGCAATAAGCTCGCAGAACTGGAACAGGCCGCCCAAAAAGCCGACACAAGGCACAGGGAACTCGAAACCAAGTGGCAGAGCCTTTCCAGCCAGTTGGCCACCTTAAAAGGACAACAGACCTATGCTTCTCCTGCCGCTGCCGAAGCAGCGTTAGCGGCCGGTCAAAAACAACTCCAACAAACACAGGAAAAAGCGAAAAAAGCCGAAGGCGAACTGACAACAGCCCAGAAATCCCGGCAGGAAGCCGAAACCATCATCAAAGACTGCAGCCAAAAAATTCCCCAGCAAAATACTGCCAAGGAAACAGCCTATGAAGCCTATCAAAAACAATGCACAGCCAAAAATATGACAGAACCGCAATGGCAAGCCCTGACTGCTGAATACACTGCTCAAGATGGCGAGGATAAACGAACGCATTATCAGCAGTATAAAAATACTGCCCTAAAAGTCCAGGGTCAGAAAGAAACCCAGCTAAAAAATATCAACGGCCAGCAACGTCCTGACTTAACCGCTCTTGCCGCCACACAGGATACGCTTAATATTCAATGGCAGGAGCTTGGTGACAAGCTGAAACGCCTGCAGCAACTGCGACAGCGCAATGAAGAAGCCACTGATTCCTTACGCGACCTTATGGGCAATCGCAACAATAAAATTGCCGCGGCGGCGCGCATCGAAAATCTCTACAGCCGCCTCTCCGGTAAAATGACGGGCAGCCGCATGGATATTGAAACTTTCGTTCAGCGCCATTATCTGCAGCAAATCCTTCTGGCCGCCAATTACCGCTTTGCTGAGATGTCCGCCGGACAATTCGAATTGCGCTTGATGCCTGTGGAAGATGCGGGGCAGGGCAAGAATCGAGGCCTCGACCTCCGTGTTTACTCCACTGTCACCGGTCAGGAGCGCGATATCAAAACGCTCTCTGGCGGCGAGTCCTTTATGGCCGCCCTGTCACTGGCGCTAGGCCTGTCTGACCAGATTCAGGCCAACACCGCCGCAATCAACCTCGATATCATGTTTATCGATGAAGGCTTCGGGTCCCTTGATGACCACTCCCGCAGTCAGGCCATCAAAGTCCTCAAGCGCCTCTCTGCCGGCAATAAACTCATTGGCATTATTTCCCATGTAACGGAGCTTAAACAGGAAATCGACAACCAACTGCTGGTCCGCAAGGACGAAAAAGGCAGTCATATCGAATGGCAAATCAG
The Selenomonas ruminantium AC2024 DNA segment above includes these coding regions:
- a CDS encoding AAA family ATPase, with protein sequence MKPIKLTLQAFGSYGEQTIIDFTRPVQSLFLVTGDTGAGKTTIFDALVYALYGENSSNTNKKTGNDLQSQFVGRDVTPFVELTFSEAQGGAEEIYTVHRSPAHLRKRQRGQGGDIPVNETIALTMPDGRDFNGKNNEINNKLQEIIGLTKEQFMQVGMIAQGEFMELLRTDSGTKKEIFRKLFNTAIFQQITDNLKERNKAAQSEMDKLLLRCKLKAEDIQLPENIPSDHPLAELKTAIIKSEKPNIVTIEKLLEELPTLCESLAQQEKELKQYFTALSAQREQSISQYTAGKLLADAYAELDKITEQEKELTTQQSDQEKNAQLAQAIMDAYQIKSAHDLYASQAKLLQDTMAQKERETARLPELKTAEETATSQSQAAKKAYTQELSAFSALQTKVTAAKENFAAIAAAEKACTAAKAQAAAAQAEKEKTQKTLTAFNEDIKQWNKRFQELSSAEGEKQKWAEKQGKVEAWQKQQLELAELDKKRSAAQDAATQAQNSFKQAEDNYQQKRDAYEHAHRIFLNAQAGLLAADLEPNTPCPVCGSTTHPHPYVLSASEQPLERQALEDLQKQVQQLNIQQSKAAQKASEALTNCKNLTEHYQSAKEKFTASLQEAKIPADTSLSAIAQELHKWAAVIQQKLQKYSLEVQEANALKEKLATSSNKLAELEQAAQKADTRHRELETKWQSLSSQLATLKGQQTYASPAAAEAALAAGQKQLQQTQEKAKKAEGELTTAQKSRQEAETIIKDCSQKIPQQNTAKETAYEAYQKQCTAKNMTEPQWQALTAEYTAQDGEDKRTHYQQYKNTALKVQGQKETQLKNINGQQRPDLTALAATQDTLNIQWQELGDKLKRLQQLRQRNEEATDSLRDLMGNRNNKIAAAARIENLYSRLSGKMTGSRMDIETFVQRHYLQQILLAANYRFAEMSAGQFELRLMPVEDAGQGKNRGLDLRVYSTVTGQERDIKTLSGGESFMAALSLALGLSDQIQANTAAINLDIMFIDEGFGSLDDHSRSQAIKVLKRLSAGNKLIGIISHVTELKQEIDNQLLVRKDEKGSHIEWQIS